In the genome of Christensenella timonensis, one region contains:
- the der gene encoding ribosome biogenesis GTPase Der, with product MAKPLVAIVGRPNVGKSTFFNRITKTKLAIIEDTPGVTRDRIYADAEWLNKEFTLIDTGGIDMDTDDVILKQMRVQAEIAIDSAELILFFVDGKTGITSEDYEVAKMLRKSGKPVIVVVNKIDNPSDEQNIFDFYELGIGDVVGISSSQGLGLGELLDEIIGYIGDYEPGEGEDDTLKIALVGKPNVGKSSLTNKILGYERAIVSDIPGTTRDAIDSVFERDGAKYTIIDTAGMRKRGRIDDKSIERYSVIRSLNAVRRADVVVVMIDATEGITEQDVKVAGFVDDEGKPSVIAVNKWDAVEKDTYTIEEYNKKISADLAFMPYAKKIYISAATGLRVDKLFALLHEAYEHNAQRIPTGILNDCLQDAITAVEPPATNGRRLKVFYMTQVSIKPPTFVLFVNEVPLMHFSYQRYLENYLRKTFDFSGTPIKIIIRQRNEGREES from the coding sequence ATGGCAAAGCCGCTGGTGGCAATCGTAGGCAGGCCGAATGTCGGCAAGTCTACATTTTTTAACAGGATCACAAAGACAAAACTGGCGATCATCGAGGATACGCCGGGCGTTACGCGTGACAGGATATATGCGGATGCGGAGTGGCTGAACAAGGAATTCACGCTGATCGACACGGGCGGTATCGATATGGATACGGACGATGTGATCTTAAAACAAATGCGTGTGCAGGCGGAGATCGCCATCGATTCGGCGGAGCTGATCCTCTTTTTTGTGGACGGCAAAACCGGGATCACTTCGGAAGATTACGAAGTGGCAAAGATGCTGCGCAAGTCCGGAAAACCAGTGATCGTGGTAGTCAATAAGATCGACAATCCATCGGATGAGCAAAATATATTTGATTTTTATGAGCTGGGGATCGGCGATGTAGTGGGGATATCCTCTTCACAGGGACTTGGCCTGGGCGAATTGTTGGATGAGATCATCGGCTACATTGGGGATTATGAGCCCGGCGAGGGAGAGGATGATACGCTAAAAATCGCGCTCGTCGGCAAACCGAACGTTGGGAAATCCTCGCTGACCAACAAAATACTGGGGTATGAGCGCGCGATCGTCAGTGACATACCGGGAACGACGCGTGATGCGATCGATTCCGTATTTGAGCGTGACGGCGCCAAATATACGATCATCGACACGGCGGGCATGCGCAAGCGCGGCAGGATCGACGATAAATCGATCGAACGTTACAGCGTGATACGCTCGCTGAACGCGGTGCGCAGGGCAGACGTAGTGGTGGTGATGATCGACGCGACAGAAGGAATCACGGAACAGGACGTCAAGGTCGCGGGTTTCGTCGATGACGAAGGTAAGCCCAGTGTGATCGCCGTCAACAAGTGGGACGCGGTGGAAAAGGATACTTATACGATCGAGGAATACAATAAAAAGATTTCCGCCGACCTGGCGTTCATGCCGTATGCGAAAAAAATATATATTTCAGCGGCAACAGGGCTGCGCGTCGATAAGCTGTTTGCCCTATTGCATGAAGCGTATGAGCACAATGCGCAGCGTATCCCAACGGGGATTCTCAACGACTGCCTGCAGGATGCGATCACGGCGGTGGAGCCGCCTGCAACGAACGGCCGCAGGTTAAAGGTATTCTACATGACGCAGGTAAGTATCAAGCCGCCGACGTTCGTATTGTTTGTGAACGAAGTGCCGCTGATGCATTTTTCCTACCAGCGTTATCTGGAGAATTATTTGCGCAAAACGTTTGACTTTAGCGGGACGCCGATTAAAATAATAATTAGGCAACGTAACGAGGGCAGGGAGGAATCGTAA
- the plsY gene encoding glycerol-3-phosphate 1-O-acyltransferase PlsY, which produces MEVWVLILCAVIAYVLGSVSFSYIFTKKVRHEDIREKGSGNAGTTNVLRNYGWGLGIAVFAGDVLKAVAAALIGGAIAGYEGLCVAGVFAIVGHNYSCFLKFKGGKGIASTIGVLLLIQPIPTLVIFTISIIIVACTKIMSIGSIIGLILSAIAAIVFAQGNWFQILSVLIIAVLGVFSHRENIKRLIHGTEHKLSLSKK; this is translated from the coding sequence ATGGAAGTTTGGGTGCTTATTCTTTGCGCCGTAATTGCATATGTATTGGGGTCGGTCTCTTTTTCTTATATTTTTACGAAAAAAGTCAGGCATGAGGACATCCGTGAAAAGGGAAGCGGCAACGCGGGAACGACAAATGTACTGCGTAACTATGGATGGGGCCTTGGCATTGCCGTTTTTGCGGGGGATGTTTTAAAGGCGGTTGCGGCCGCGCTGATCGGCGGCGCGATTGCCGGATATGAGGGGCTTTGCGTAGCGGGCGTATTTGCAATCGTGGGACACAACTATTCCTGTTTCCTCAAATTCAAGGGCGGTAAGGGCATCGCTTCCACGATCGGCGTGCTGCTGCTTATTCAGCCGATCCCTACGCTGGTGATTTTTACGATCTCCATCATCATTGTCGCCTGTACGAAAATCATGAGCATCGGCTCTATCATCGGCCTGATCCTGAGCGCGATCGCCGCTATCGTGTTTGCACAGGGAAATTGGTTCCAGATCTTATCGGTACTGATCATTGCGGTGCTGGGCGTTTTCAGCCACAGGGAAAATATCAAACGCCTGATCCATGGAACAGAGCACAAATTGAGTCTTTCCAAAAAATGA
- a CDS encoding ribosome maturation factor RimP: protein MAKNVKSAVEEIARPIVEDMGLIYIDTEYAKQGQEWMLTVYIDKDGGVLLDDCEQASRAIEAVLDERDPIAESYCLCVSSPGLDRELKTEGDFVRSMGKEIDIKLYKPFEGSKLFVGVLTGYTDNTVTIETEEHEIVFEKSEVAKMNLHLDI from the coding sequence ATGGCGAAAAATGTAAAGTCGGCGGTGGAGGAAATCGCCCGTCCTATCGTTGAGGATATGGGACTTATCTATATCGATACAGAGTATGCTAAACAAGGGCAGGAGTGGATGCTGACGGTTTATATCGATAAGGACGGCGGCGTGCTTTTAGACGACTGTGAGCAGGCGAGCCGCGCGATCGAGGCGGTGCTCGACGAGCGGGATCCGATCGCGGAAAGTTATTGCCTGTGCGTTTCATCGCCGGGGCTGGATCGCGAGCTGAAAACGGAGGGCGATTTTGTCCGCAGCATGGGCAAGGAAATCGATATCAAGCTTTATAAGCCGTTTGAGGGCAGCAAACTTTTTGTGGGCGTGCTGACGGGATATACCGACAATACGGTAACGATCGAAACGGAAGAACATGAGATTGTCTTTGAAAAAAGTGAAGTTGCAAAAATGAATTTGCATTTAGACATATAA
- the nusA gene encoding transcription termination factor NusA translates to MNTEFMEALSDLEHDKGIKKDILLEAIETALISAYKRHFGTDQNARVEIDGDTGEIKVFAIKNVVAEIEDPETEITLEEAREIHDKYEVGDVVETEVTPRDFGRIAAQTAKQVVVQRIREAERGIIYDQYAEKENEVLTAIVHRIERGNVYVELGRAEGIIPVSETVYTEQYNINDRIKVYVLEVKKTNKGPQIIVSRTHPSLIKRLFELEVPEIRQNVVQIKSIAREAGGRTKIAVWSDEKDIDPVGACVGHKGTRIERVVEELNGEKIDVVPWSSDAIEFIANALRPAKVVMVQINEDEKAAKVIVPDYQLSLAIGKEGQNARLAAKLTGWKIDIKSQSQTEQEVFGEDFANADTTISDEFDLVDELNEEEAVEEVEEDVLLDTLEEAAEGEDEQNE, encoded by the coding sequence ATGAATACGGAATTTATGGAAGCCTTAAGTGACCTGGAGCACGATAAGGGAATAAAAAAGGATATTTTACTGGAAGCGATAGAGACCGCGCTGATTTCGGCATATAAGAGACATTTCGGCACAGACCAGAACGCACGTGTGGAAATCGACGGAGATACGGGCGAGATCAAAGTTTTTGCGATCAAGAATGTGGTTGCGGAGATAGAAGATCCGGAGACGGAGATAACTTTGGAGGAAGCGCGGGAGATCCATGATAAATACGAAGTGGGCGATGTTGTGGAAACAGAGGTTACGCCCCGCGATTTCGGACGTATTGCGGCGCAGACTGCAAAGCAGGTGGTCGTGCAGCGTATCCGTGAAGCGGAGCGCGGCATCATCTATGACCAGTATGCCGAAAAGGAAAACGAGGTACTGACGGCGATCGTGCACCGCATCGAGCGTGGAAACGTATATGTTGAGCTGGGACGCGCGGAAGGGATCATTCCCGTCAGCGAAACGGTTTATACGGAACAATACAATATCAACGACCGTATCAAGGTCTATGTGCTGGAAGTGAAAAAGACGAACAAGGGGCCGCAGATCATTGTGTCCCGTACGCACCCATCCCTGATCAAACGCTTATTCGAGCTGGAAGTGCCTGAAATCCGCCAGAACGTCGTACAGATCAAGAGCATCGCGCGCGAGGCGGGCGGACGGACAAAAATAGCCGTTTGGAGCGATGAAAAGGATATCGATCCGGTAGGCGCCTGCGTTGGGCACAAGGGTACGCGGATCGAAAGAGTCGTTGAGGAGCTGAATGGGGAAAAGATCGACGTTGTGCCATGGAGCTCGGATGCGATCGAGTTTATTGCCAATGCATTGCGTCCGGCAAAAGTCGTGATGGTTCAGATCAATGAAGATGAAAAAGCCGCGAAGGTCATCGTGCCGGATTACCAGCTGTCGCTGGCGATCGGTAAGGAAGGGCAGAATGCGCGCCTGGCCGCAAAACTGACAGGTTGGAAGATCGATATCAAGAGCCAGTCTCAGACGGAGCAGGAAGTATTTGGGGAAGATTTCGCCAATGCGGACACGACGATTTCGGATGAGTTTGACCTTGTAGACGAACTCAACGAGGAAGAAGCGGTCGAAGAAGTGGAAGAAGACGTCTTACTGGACACGCTGGAAGAAGCTGCCGAAGGGGAAGACGAGCAGAACGAGTAA